The candidate division WOR-3 bacterium genome includes a region encoding these proteins:
- a CDS encoding T9SS type A sorting domain-containing protein, translating to MYDPPPGGNGNGRFDPGESGQLVVTLRNLGNEEAQNVTAKLRSGYSQFQITDSVGSFGTIPAGASRNNDADRFAAYAQGTIPPGTQVPCTLYVHSDNWAHDWTYVFRLTIGIAPVPGQYIITLDTGTVALSVCGIGSIGFDEPTGAIGGIGFQVPKAGANALYFGSVMAGNDGAYLVDHFYSRPANGPTNKDWRMTDSFRFIIPPTPADEHWVNTMSDAGHPGAKGLAVEQHWYMNATPGYSDWAIGVFDFKNNGSGAINGLYVGMIGDFDIGSTPTANIAGSDTVRRSVWMCQSSSENPTVGFVLLDPTRFANLTAVDHALYVYPPTAMTDTQKYQLLNGTIVQRQSNRSYDWSIVASAGPFNLATGATQRVAFAVVGANSRSNWYIGGDSAQRWYDANLLGIASPRPWFATAERPLFLSPNPFFRSTMVNYFTATAGPVELCIFDAAGREVEQISFTTPAGASRLVWQPRGLAPGVYFLKARLPDRESVAKVLLLD from the coding sequence GTGTATGACCCGCCGCCTGGCGGCAACGGCAATGGCCGGTTTGATCCGGGTGAGAGCGGACAGCTTGTCGTGACGCTAAGGAACTTGGGTAATGAAGAGGCCCAGAACGTGACTGCGAAGCTGCGCTCTGGATACAGCCAGTTCCAGATAACCGATTCGGTTGGCAGCTTTGGCACGATTCCGGCTGGTGCGAGTCGCAACAATGACGCGGACCGGTTTGCGGCCTATGCCCAGGGGACGATTCCGCCAGGGACGCAGGTCCCCTGCACCCTGTACGTCCACTCAGACAACTGGGCCCACGATTGGACCTACGTGTTCCGGCTCACGATCGGTATTGCGCCCGTGCCCGGACAGTACATCATAACTCTCGACACCGGTACGGTCGCGCTCTCAGTCTGCGGTATAGGTTCTATCGGCTTTGACGAACCGACCGGTGCTATCGGAGGCATCGGATTCCAAGTGCCTAAGGCCGGGGCCAATGCACTGTATTTCGGCAGCGTGATGGCCGGCAACGACGGTGCATACCTCGTGGACCACTTTTACTCCCGGCCTGCGAACGGGCCGACAAACAAGGACTGGCGGATGACTGACAGTTTCCGCTTCATCATCCCTCCCACCCCTGCTGACGAGCACTGGGTCAATACAATGAGCGACGCTGGCCACCCCGGAGCAAAGGGGCTGGCGGTCGAGCAGCACTGGTATATGAATGCAACGCCCGGCTACTCCGACTGGGCAATCGGTGTCTTCGACTTCAAGAACAACGGCTCAGGCGCTATCAACGGCCTGTATGTCGGCATGATTGGAGACTTTGACATTGGCTCCACACCAACCGCAAACATCGCCGGCTCGGACACGGTCCGGCGTTCGGTCTGGATGTGCCAGTCCTCGAGCGAGAACCCGACCGTTGGATTTGTCCTGCTCGATCCGACCAGGTTTGCTAACCTGACTGCAGTTGACCACGCGCTCTACGTGTATCCCCCAACTGCGATGACCGATACCCAGAAGTACCAGCTGCTGAACGGCACTATTGTCCAGCGCCAGTCTAACCGCAGCTACGACTGGTCAATCGTTGCTTCGGCTGGTCCGTTCAACCTCGCAACCGGTGCGACCCAGCGGGTTGCGTTTGCCGTAGTTGGCGCCAACAGCCGGTCGAACTGGTACATCGGCGGCGACAGTGCCCAGCGCTGGTACGATGCAAACCTTCTAGGCATTGCTAGTCCCCGGCCATGGTTTGCCACGGCCGAGCGCCCGCTGTTCCTGTCGCCCAACCCGTTCTTCCGCAGCACGATGGTAAATTACTTCACTGCGACTGCTGGCCCGGTTGAACTATGCATATTTGATGCTGCTGGCCGCGAGGTCGAACAGATCAGCTTCACGACACCGGCTGGCGCAAGCCGTCTTGTCTGGCAGCCGAGAGGACTTGCGCCCGGCGTGTACTTTCTGAAAGCGAGACTTCCGGACCGGGAATCAGTGGCCAAAGTCCTGCTGCTAGACTAG
- a CDS encoding S8 family serine peptidase: MFKTVLVLVTALITLGLSAPDMTRPLVTRADGVQYVSGQLIVELAPELRGQVNLTEVDGIVLFSVPKLDELSRRFHVDDIMPLMRNPNPDPTAVALGCDLQYLVQFNTGFDAPAVAAAYLATGLVEFAEPNIRMPVDEEPNDPRYVSQWHLARLGAPFAWGVAKGDTSVTNLVIDQGLDWLHPDIQDNIWINGPEDINGNGRFDTLPPPDGDMDGIDNDGNFYTDDVIGWDFVEGEPNPMPSPPDDHGTHCWGIVNAVTNNAEGVAGTTWNTRSLAVRCGFGGGIYIGQAVGAIYYAVPEGIWAVSMSFGSSYPSQALADACMYAWSEGRVLYGSAGNDGAEAVRYPACHEGVENVAASGTQDTKTSWSNYGTWVDITAPGDGILATLNQCNGSYGSLSGTSMSCPLAAGVACWMKSFDPALTNDACTSKMHAACDSMPDPLYRQGKLGAGRVSMANLVLPLFYCDLRLTDRRFNDASGNGNGRPDPGETAALVVTYSNAAGWRDATGVSATLTASSSRVQILKGTATFPDIPAGSSGNCSADSFVISIPPGTPPQQYTFCLTVTATPTPAWPDTSFTSISGEPRVLIVDDDLGQNYERWYTSACDSNGVLYHTFNVQAQGSPSADTLKHYPVVIWYTGDDSLTTLTATDRTNLAAFLDNGGKLLISGKSLAQNIASESFLADYLHAQFVEPSTGKPYLVGYVGDPITGGDTMVAGGGGGANNGQSLDGVRPVGGGVGCAFFKDYADTTLQAVVRYSGNYHVVFFSIPFEAIDHSVTRYLQKWTLIRRILLWFGEGVPGVEERPPIAPDSRPYVLNITPNPFSRSCRVEFIAPVSGQVELRTYSVNGRLVNSQTKTVKLGERTGFVLEAADLASGTYFVQLVTSEGVFAQKAAVLR, translated from the coding sequence ATGTTCAAGACAGTCCTGGTTCTGGTAACAGCTCTGATTACACTCGGTCTTAGTGCACCAGACATGACCCGGCCGCTCGTCACTCGTGCTGACGGAGTCCAATACGTGTCTGGTCAGCTCATTGTCGAGCTTGCGCCCGAACTGCGCGGCCAAGTCAACCTCACTGAGGTGGACGGTATTGTTCTCTTTTCGGTACCGAAGCTCGACGAACTCTCAAGACGATTCCACGTTGACGATATCATGCCATTGATGCGTAATCCCAATCCGGATCCAACAGCAGTCGCGCTTGGCTGCGACCTCCAATACCTCGTTCAGTTCAACACCGGGTTTGATGCCCCTGCGGTCGCCGCAGCCTACCTAGCAACCGGATTGGTCGAATTCGCCGAGCCGAACATCCGCATGCCGGTTGATGAAGAACCAAACGACCCACGTTACGTCTCCCAATGGCACCTTGCCCGGCTTGGCGCACCGTTTGCCTGGGGCGTGGCCAAGGGTGACACCTCGGTCACAAACCTGGTGATTGACCAAGGCCTGGACTGGCTCCATCCCGATATCCAGGATAACATCTGGATAAACGGACCTGAGGACATAAACGGCAATGGCCGGTTCGATACCCTGCCTCCGCCTGACGGCGACATGGACGGCATTGACAACGACGGTAACTTCTACACCGACGACGTTATCGGCTGGGACTTTGTCGAAGGTGAACCTAATCCAATGCCGTCACCTCCAGACGATCATGGCACCCACTGCTGGGGCATTGTCAACGCGGTCACGAACAATGCCGAAGGCGTGGCTGGTACGACGTGGAACACCCGCTCGCTCGCGGTCCGCTGTGGCTTTGGCGGCGGCATCTACATTGGCCAGGCGGTCGGGGCTATCTATTACGCCGTGCCTGAAGGAATCTGGGCCGTTTCGATGAGCTTCGGCTCGTCCTACCCTTCGCAGGCCCTAGCTGACGCCTGCATGTACGCTTGGTCCGAAGGCCGCGTGCTCTACGGTTCGGCCGGCAACGACGGAGCGGAAGCAGTTCGCTACCCAGCCTGCCATGAAGGGGTCGAAAACGTCGCCGCGTCCGGTACTCAGGACACAAAGACATCCTGGTCCAACTACGGCACCTGGGTGGACATAACTGCGCCGGGTGACGGAATCCTCGCAACCCTAAATCAGTGCAATGGCTCATACGGGTCCCTGAGCGGAACCTCGATGTCCTGCCCCCTAGCCGCAGGCGTTGCCTGCTGGATGAAGTCATTTGACCCTGCACTCACCAACGATGCCTGCACCTCAAAGATGCATGCGGCGTGTGATTCGATGCCTGACCCGCTTTACCGCCAGGGTAAACTTGGCGCGGGCCGGGTCTCGATGGCCAATCTTGTTCTACCACTCTTCTACTGCGACCTGCGTCTGACCGACCGTCGGTTCAACGATGCCTCCGGCAACGGCAACGGCCGGCCTGACCCGGGCGAAACCGCAGCCCTTGTCGTTACCTACTCAAACGCGGCTGGCTGGCGAGACGCCACCGGTGTATCGGCCACGCTGACCGCGTCAAGCTCCCGAGTCCAGATTCTCAAGGGCACCGCTACCTTCCCGGACATTCCGGCTGGTTCTTCAGGCAACTGCTCGGCCGATTCGTTTGTCATCTCAATACCGCCCGGCACACCGCCACAGCAGTACACCTTCTGCCTCACGGTCACGGCCACGCCGACCCCAGCCTGGCCGGACACGAGCTTCACCTCTATTTCGGGCGAACCTCGGGTCCTGATTGTTGATGACGACCTCGGTCAGAACTACGAACGCTGGTACACCTCGGCTTGCGACTCCAACGGTGTGCTCTACCACACCTTCAACGTCCAGGCCCAAGGTTCACCTTCGGCCGACACACTGAAACACTACCCGGTTGTAATCTGGTACACCGGTGACGATTCGCTCACAACTCTGACGGCGACCGACCGTACCAATCTTGCTGCATTCCTTGACAACGGCGGCAAACTCCTCATCTCAGGCAAGAGCCTTGCCCAGAACATCGCCAGCGAGTCTTTCCTTGCCGACTACCTGCACGCTCAGTTCGTCGAGCCATCAACCGGCAAACCTTACCTTGTCGGCTATGTCGGCGATCCGATTACCGGTGGTGACACCATGGTTGCCGGTGGTGGCGGTGGCGCGAACAATGGCCAGTCGCTTGACGGCGTGCGGCCGGTTGGTGGCGGAGTTGGCTGCGCCTTCTTCAAAGACTACGCCGACACTACCCTGCAAGCGGTTGTCCGGTATTCCGGCAACTACCACGTGGTGTTCTTCTCGATTCCGTTCGAAGCAATTGACCACTCGGTGACGCGCTACCTCCAGAAATGGACCCTTATCCGGCGCATACTTCTGTGGTTCGGTGAAGGCGTACCCGGAGTTGAAGAGCGGCCGCCGATAGCTCCGGACTCACGACCCTATGTTCTGAACATCACGCCGAATCCATTCTCTCGGAGCTGCCGGGTCGAGTTCATCGCGCCGGTCTCAGGGCAAGTCGAACTCCGCACCTATTCGGTAAACGGCCGGCTGGTCAACAGCCAGACGAAGACGGTCAAACTTGGCGAGCGGACCGGGTTTGTGCTCGAGGCGGCAGACCTAGCAAGTGGCACATACTTTGTTCAGCTCGTTACGTCAGAAGGCGTCTTTGCCCAGAAGGCAGCCGTGCTCAGATAG